The following are encoded in a window of Periplaneta americana isolate PAMFEO1 chromosome 13, P.americana_PAMFEO1_priV1, whole genome shotgun sequence genomic DNA:
- the LOC138712039 gene encoding uncharacterized protein — MNPSTASDTGKSTVWRSHLDKPGATIALIRIVGSERIQSMLLDRNTIKKTVWAQVAEELLQEGFDLGPDAGKACHQKWRNLRRAYIVYVTKPGNKTPPPYMEELQKALETTRKLILPLKCNDERLDTRSDEPVSDNDADPSPGFKSSFQFSPSQSVNLAEVLAIVQSLDQDRRAREEAREKKEEERFNRIEALLKEQTEQTEKLTNTLLELTQTVLGKRKRKLSDDSSQED, encoded by the exons atgaatccTAGCACTGCCAGTGATACCGGAA AATCCACAGTTTGGAGATCCCACTTGGACAAACCTGGGGCTACTATTGCATTGATCAGAATCGTTGGTAGTGAACGTATTCAGTCAATGCTACTGGACAGGAATACTATTAAGAAAACAGTATGGGCGCAGGTAGCAGAAGAACTCTTGCAGGAAGGTTTTGACCTTGGTCCAGATGCTGGTAAAGCGTGCCACCAAAAATGGCGCAATTTGAGAAGAGCATACATCGTGTATGTAACAAAACCAGGAAACAAAACACCTCCACCATACATGGAAGAACTGCAGAAAGCCTTGGAAACTACTAGGAAACTTATTTTGCCTCTGAAATGTAATGATGAGAGATTGGATACCAGATCAGATGAGCCAGTTTCCGACAATGATGCTGATCCTTCACCTGGATTCAAGTCATCTTTCCAATTTTCGCCCAGTCAGTCTGTAAATTTGGCTGAGGTTCTTGCCATTGTACAGAGTCTGGATCAAGACCGACGAGCAAGAGAAGAGGcgagagagaagaaagaggaggagAGGTTCAATCGTATTGAAGCTCTATTGAAAGAACAGACTGAACAGACAGAGAAACTTACCAATACTCTTCTGGAATTGACACAAACAGTACtgggaaaaagaaaaagaaagctaAGTGATGATAGCAGTCAGGAAGATTGA